Proteins encoded together in one bacterium window:
- a CDS encoding WG repeat-containing protein, with protein sequence MRKYLDVWHIEDFGETGLAKMKSTDNKHYLIDTSGKVVLEQAAHVEIMGNYEKYALFNKAGEIIVPYGVYNNIDFSIMENLTGTAFVAGKGDSVGLIDDKGNEIVPLGYYEQIIQTYYRGLPEGYILPYEFAKNTYLAVKNGKAGLINDKGEKIDYKYCNTEEELLMQFAIPAIYTPHLTPKRGNNGLFGYINQQNELIIPYQFINALEFVNGFACVSDSLNIEDADEWKWHHIDETGKRLQYTVNYNENGEIDAK encoded by the coding sequence ATGAGAAAATATCTGGATGTTTGGCATATAGAAGATTTTGGCGAAACCGGCTTAGCTAAAATGAAATCCACTGACAATAAGCATTATCTGATTGATACATCAGGAAAAGTTGTGTTAGAACAGGCTGCACATGTTGAGATTATGGGAAATTACGAGAAATATGCTTTATTTAATAAAGCAGGAGAAATTATAGTGCCTTATGGTGTATATAATAACATCGATTTTTCTATTATGGAAAACCTAACAGGAACAGCTTTTGTTGCTGGTAAAGGAGATTCTGTAGGATTAATAGACGATAAAGGGAACGAAATTGTACCGCTTGGTTATTATGAGCAAATTATTCAAACTTACTACAGAGGTTTACCTGAAGGGTATATTTTACCTTATGAATTTGCGAAAAATACATATTTGGCAGTAAAAAATGGTAAAGCAGGCTTGATTAACGATAAGGGCGAAAAAATTGATTATAAATATTGTAATACAGAAGAAGAGTTGTTAATGCAATTTGCTATACCTGCAATTTACACTCCACATCTAACCCCAAAGCGTGGTAATAATGGATTGTTCGGCTATATTAACCAACAAAATGAACTAATTATTCCTTATCAATTTATTAATGCTCTTGAATTTGTAAATGGTTTTGCGTGTGTTTCCGATTCCCTAAATATTGAAGATGCTGATGAGTGGAAATGGCATCATATTGATGAAACAGGCAAACGCTTGCAATACACTGTGAATTATAACGAAAATGGAGAAATAGATGCAAAATAA
- a CDS encoding type I restriction-modification system subunit M — translation MDNKKEQERTELHRTIWSIADDLRGSVDGWDFKQYVLGILFYRYISENLTNYINKGEIESGNKDFNYAKLSDEQAKEAKDELVTTKGFFIYPSELFENVKQNASNDENLNETLEKIFKNIEHSAIGSESESDLKGLFDDIDVNSKKLGGTVIERNKNLVKLIDGVFKMNLGDFKDNTIDAFGDAYEFLMSMYASKAGKSGGEFFTPQEVSELLTKIALVGKTEVNKVYDPACGSGSLLLNFAKILGKDNVRQGFYGQEVNITTYNLCRINMFLHDIDYDKFDISHGDTLIDPKHWDDEPFEAIVSNPPYSINWEGDDNSLLINDPRFSPAGVLAPKSKADLAFIMHSLSWLATNGTAAIVCFPGIMYRCGAEQKIRKYLIDNNFVDCVIQLPGNLFFGTPIATCIMVLKKSKSDNSTLFIDASKECVKITNNNKLKEANINSILQTYIDRKDKEYASKLVPNSKIEEKDYNLSVSTYVEQEDTREIVDITKLNKEIERIVTREQELRTEIDKIVAEIEAGS, via the coding sequence ATGGATAATAAAAAAGAACAAGAGCGTACAGAATTGCATCGCACAATTTGGAGTATCGCTGATGACCTTAGGGGGAGTGTTGACGGGTGGGATTTTAAGCAATATGTTTTAGGGATATTGTTTTACAGATATATATCAGAAAATTTAACCAATTATATCAACAAAGGCGAAATTGAATCCGGCAACAAAGATTTTAATTATGCAAAATTGAGCGATGAACAAGCGAAAGAAGCCAAGGATGAATTGGTAACAACAAAAGGCTTTTTTATATATCCAAGTGAATTATTTGAAAATGTAAAACAAAATGCTTCAAATGATGAAAATTTAAATGAAACTCTTGAAAAAATATTTAAAAATATTGAACATTCTGCTATTGGCTCAGAAAGCGAATCCGATTTAAAAGGATTGTTTGATGATATTGATGTTAACAGTAAAAAACTAGGTGGAACTGTCATTGAACGGAATAAGAACTTAGTAAAATTGATAGATGGTGTTTTTAAAATGAACTTGGGCGATTTTAAAGACAATACCATCGATGCATTTGGCGATGCGTATGAGTTTTTAATGAGTATGTACGCATCAAAAGCAGGTAAAAGCGGAGGCGAATTCTTTACACCCCAAGAAGTTTCAGAATTACTTACAAAAATTGCTCTTGTCGGAAAAACAGAAGTAAACAAAGTTTATGACCCTGCTTGCGGTAGTGGTTCATTACTTTTAAATTTTGCAAAAATTCTTGGAAAAGATAACGTAAGACAAGGTTTTTATGGTCAAGAAGTAAATATTACAACATATAACTTGTGCCGTATCAATATGTTTTTACACGATATTGACTATGACAAATTTGATATTTCTCACGGAGATACCCTTATAGATCCAAAACATTGGGATGATGAACCGTTTGAAGCTATCGTTTCAAATCCTCCTTATTCTATAAACTGGGAAGGTGATGATAATTCTCTGTTGATAAATGATCCAAGGTTCTCACCTGCCGGGGTTCTAGCTCCAAAGTCAAAAGCTGATTTGGCATTTATAATGCATTCACTTTCTTGGCTTGCGACTAACGGAACAGCAGCTATTGTATGCTTCCCGGGGATAATGTATAGATGCGGTGCTGAACAAAAGATAAGAAAATATTTGATTGATAACAATTTTGTTGATTGCGTGATTCAATTGCCCGGTAATTTGTTCTTTGGAACACCAATTGCAACTTGTATAATGGTATTGAAAAAATCAAAGAGTGATAATTCAACTTTATTTATTGATGCAAGCAAAGAGTGCGTAAAGATAACGAATAATAACAAGTTGAAAGAAGCTAATATCAATTCTATTCTTCAAACATACATAGACCGTAAAGATAAAGAGTATGCTTCAAAACTTGTTCCAAATTCAAAAATAGAAGAAAAAGATTATAATTTGTCGGTAAGCACTTATGTAGAACAAGAAGACACTCGGGAAATCGTTGATATAACCAAGCTTAATAAAGAAATTGAGAGAATTGTTACACGTGAACAAGAATTAAGAACCGAAATAGATAAGATTGTCGCTGAAATCGAGGCAGGTTCCTAA
- a CDS encoding response regulator → MKKILVVDDSPDWRNTHIFALKYHFGKNVEIHSANSAKQGHLIITKNMFAPYDIILVDMEMEEDFTPLYAGEWLIKQIQSLSEYSNSKIFIVSSVGEIAEMAAKYGVNYIPKDKCEDIMEYKFNE, encoded by the coding sequence ATGAAAAAAATTCTTGTAGTTGATGATTCTCCTGATTGGAGAAACACGCATATATTTGCACTAAAATATCATTTTGGAAAAAATGTTGAGATTCATAGTGCAAATTCTGCAAAACAGGGACATCTTATAATAACAAAAAATATGTTTGCTCCGTATGACATAATACTTGTCGATATGGAAATGGAGGAGGATTTTACTCCGCTATATGCAGGTGAATGGCTGATTAAACAAATACAATCATTGAGCGAGTACAGTAACTCGAAAATTTTTATTGTATCTTCTGTTGGAGAAATAGCCGAAATGGCTGCAAAATACGGAGTTAATTACATTCCAAAAGACAAATGCGAAGACATTATGGAATATAAATTTAATGAATAA
- a CDS encoding PD-(D/E)XK nuclease family protein: MQNELKIILNQLKENPIFRMSLCSKELFHSNFWAWMLEQYPDSIKCFVQDYKKDNYGEFEKVYREKQSFDLVIETDKKFIVIENKFKSMPIKGQLNKYSKKDGNIDKFINERSSDKKEVKLLISYIEPYFDVNEIGWEYITYERLSEKLNDFFKDVHDKNPYIKNYLEMLNSFIQIKKLFALEKNPNYKDFFEIFNNDKNLQDLLSDMNFESTLKRIYMSEVYKYIRKNIKEKLPDIRFYIRDDIDEKNNEFLKFNNCMILNLDYSGLTKNVFIDFFVYQEKMAIGFTISASHYRITLGSYSKEKDLSKIVKNLIEDEKFEFFNDKNITPKNKKYYSFGENWKYQILQEIESERKISELSSLLICDLEKLLKHDLKTLLCCDQN, translated from the coding sequence ATGCAAAATGAATTAAAAATTATACTGAATCAATTAAAAGAAAATCCGATATTTAGAATGTCTTTATGTTCAAAAGAATTGTTTCATTCTAACTTTTGGGCGTGGATGCTTGAACAATATCCGGATTCCATCAAATGTTTTGTACAAGACTATAAAAAAGATAATTATGGTGAATTTGAAAAAGTCTATAGAGAAAAGCAAAGTTTTGATCTTGTAATAGAAACAGACAAAAAATTTATAGTAATAGAAAATAAATTTAAGTCTATGCCAATCAAAGGTCAGTTAAATAAATATAGTAAAAAAGATGGAAATATTGATAAATTCATTAATGAAAGGAGTTCGGATAAAAAAGAAGTCAAATTATTAATTAGTTACATTGAGCCATATTTTGATGTAAATGAAATAGGTTGGGAGTATATAACTTATGAAAGACTTTCTGAAAAATTAAATGATTTTTTCAAAGACGTTCATGATAAAAATCCTTACATAAAAAACTACCTTGAAATGCTTAATTCTTTTATTCAAATAAAAAAACTTTTTGCATTAGAAAAAAATCCTAACTATAAAGATTTTTTTGAAATTTTTAATAATGATAAAAACTTACAAGATTTATTATCTGATATGAATTTTGAAAGCACCCTTAAAAGAATTTACATGTCAGAAGTTTATAAATATATTAGAAAAAATATCAAAGAAAAATTACCAGATATAAGATTTTATATTAGAGATGATATTGACGAAAAAAACAATGAATTTTTAAAATTTAATAATTGTATGATATTAAACCTTGATTACAGCGGTTTGACTAAAAATGTTTTTATAGATTTTTTTGTTTATCAAGAGAAAATGGCAATTGGTTTTACGATTTCGGCTTCTCATTATAGGATTACATTGGGATCATATAGTAAAGAGAAGGATTTATCAAAAATTGTTAAAAATTTAATTGAAGATGAAAAATTTGAGTTTTTTAATGATAAGAATATAACCCCAAAAAATAAAAAATATTATAGTTTTGGTGAAAATTGGAAATATCAAATTCTTCAAGAAATTGAATCTGAAAGAAAAATTTCAGAATTATCCAGTCTTCTTATCTGCGATCTGGAAAAACTCTTAAAGCATGATTTAAAGACATTACTTTGTTGTGACCAAAACTGA
- a CDS encoding ATP-dependent DNA helicase translates to MINTAVEQRKITPNSKQMECIKTLDGSVMVLAGPGTGKTFTIIQRIKYMLEQGILPESILCLTFSEAAANEMKARLVKEMGTIASAVTIHTYHAFCNEIIQQYPAQFELLDGVSLIDDISKRNIMKECLDEYKTTFYRTKWGDAYYYIGELLKAVEEIKKNQVTKEQYFETLSSHPNWQGKLDELLIEYKEREAKGKLVKTFLNNLETHKRKMGKAQEAWEIYEIYDKKLKQNNFIDFNDMINLVLEVFDSNEDLLKKASRRYLYFLIDEYQDTNYSQNQIVFKLAEGSDNENIFVVGDDDQIIYGFQGAQIDNLEKFLKRYPKTKVICLDENNRSTQTILNLSYEVISQDKTRLEINSEFEDYQISKKLIAKNEKITCHDKKVRIHGFGDIKQENNYIVEDIEKLITSPSAPKNDDGEVDLSQIAILSKKNSELETFAELLKAKNIPFQIKSSKSIFELRPSILIYFYLKALQNNELYSDKLFGLLLSQPFELDAGDYNFLLNQNRLNHRDFISNINENINRDWANKEKISNFIQTYNELKEIKSHHSLKNIIIELINRTGILEYFLKSEINRIQNILAIKKIVDEASAFANLHISANIQDFIEYLDMAFNESIPITIDQDDYVQNAVQLLTLHGSKGREFEYVYINNLVAKNWEKKRNPNNMDLPIEKDSDVSDDEDLKKAEQLRLLFVGITRAKHSLCLTYSNKINGNAQELTSYLAAITERADLFEKFNHELNDEEYSLEILKSYTKQDFDYSRAFIEELKARLKDFILSPSALNSYSNCPRSFLYSYILRIPILDTEWEAANYGSAIHKTLEWATTEARDKGNYPTNEDFNAAFIKKLNNQKFISQSKRTELQERGLNSLGEYYPNFKQTSPDKIFATEYALEFVPVEDRTIKGFIDRIEINNDGTYSLYDYKTGSAKSKSQIADGKDYESYLNQLRFYKFAFEALHTDKKVSQVGLIFVEEHDKSYYTKLCEADNLYIKTKIMDTYKQIRNLNFQPIEYAPDKKCKFCEYKQLCRLDIL, encoded by the coding sequence ATGATAAATACGGCAGTTGAACAAAGAAAAATAACACCGAACTCTAAACAAATGGAGTGCATTAAAACTCTTGACGGTTCCGTTATGGTTTTGGCTGGTCCCGGAACTGGAAAAACATTTACTATAATTCAGCGTATCAAATATATGCTAGAACAGGGCATTCTCCCTGAATCTATTCTTTGCCTTACTTTCTCGGAAGCCGCAGCCAATGAAATGAAAGCCCGTCTTGTAAAAGAAATGGGAACTATTGCTTCTGCTGTAACAATTCACACATATCACGCTTTTTGTAACGAGATTATTCAGCAATATCCTGCACAATTCGAGTTGCTGGACGGTGTGAGCCTTATCGATGATATTTCCAAACGTAACATTATGAAAGAATGCCTTGATGAGTACAAGACTACTTTTTACCGTACAAAATGGGGCGATGCGTATTACTACATCGGTGAATTACTAAAAGCAGTCGAGGAAATCAAGAAAAATCAGGTTACAAAAGAACAGTATTTTGAAACTTTAAGCTCACATCCAAACTGGCAAGGTAAGCTTGATGAGCTTTTAATTGAATATAAAGAGCGTGAAGCCAAAGGCAAACTGGTTAAAACATTCTTGAATAACCTTGAAACCCACAAAAGAAAGATGGGCAAGGCTCAGGAAGCTTGGGAAATATATGAAATTTATGACAAAAAACTAAAACAGAATAACTTTATCGACTTTAACGATATGATAAATCTTGTGCTGGAAGTATTTGACAGCAATGAGGACTTGCTTAAAAAGGCTTCAAGAAGGTATTTGTATTTTCTGATAGATGAATATCAGGATACAAATTACTCTCAAAACCAGATAGTGTTTAAGCTTGCGGAAGGCTCAGACAATGAAAACATTTTTGTGGTGGGTGATGACGACCAGATAATTTATGGTTTTCAGGGTGCACAGATAGATAACCTTGAAAAATTCCTTAAACGCTACCCGAAAACAAAAGTTATCTGCCTTGATGAAAATAATCGCTCAACGCAAACTATTCTTAATTTAAGCTATGAAGTTATTTCGCAGGACAAGACCAGACTTGAGATTAACTCTGAGTTTGAAGATTACCAAATTTCTAAAAAACTCATTGCTAAAAATGAAAAGATTACCTGCCACGATAAAAAAGTGCGGATTCATGGCTTTGGGGATATTAAACAGGAAAATAACTATATTGTTGAAGACATAGAAAAACTTATAACTTCTCCATCCGCTCCAAAAAATGATGACGGCGAAGTTGATTTGTCCCAAATAGCAATACTTTCAAAGAAAAATTCAGAACTGGAAACATTTGCAGAGTTGCTAAAAGCAAAAAATATTCCGTTCCAGATCAAATCCAGCAAGAGCATTTTTGAATTAAGACCGTCAATCCTTATTTATTTCTACCTAAAGGCTTTGCAAAACAATGAATTGTACTCTGACAAATTGTTTGGGCTTTTGTTATCACAGCCGTTTGAACTTGATGCAGGAGATTACAATTTCTTGCTTAATCAAAACAGGCTCAACCACAGGGATTTTATTTCCAACATAAACGAAAACATAAACAGGGATTGGGCAAATAAAGAAAAAATTTCCAATTTTATCCAAACTTACAATGAATTAAAAGAAATTAAATCTCATCATTCCTTGAAAAATATAATCATAGAGCTGATTAACAGAACAGGAATTCTTGAATACTTCTTGAAATCAGAGATTAATAGAATACAAAACATCCTTGCTATTAAAAAGATTGTGGATGAAGCTTCAGCGTTTGCTAATTTGCATATATCTGCTAATATTCAGGACTTTATCGAGTATCTTGATATGGCATTTAACGAGAGTATTCCTATTACAATAGACCAAGATGATTACGTGCAGAACGCTGTACAGCTTTTAACCCTGCACGGTTCTAAAGGGCGTGAGTTTGAATATGTTTACATAAATAATCTTGTGGCAAAGAATTGGGAGAAGAAACGCAACCCAAATAATATGGACTTGCCGATAGAAAAAGATTCAGATGTTTCAGATGATGAAGACCTAAAAAAAGCAGAGCAGCTTAGACTTTTATTTGTTGGGATTACAAGAGCGAAGCACAGTTTGTGTTTAACATATTCCAACAAGATAAATGGAAATGCTCAGGAGCTTACAAGTTATCTTGCAGCAATAACAGAAAGAGCAGACCTGTTTGAAAAGTTTAATCATGAGCTGAATGACGAGGAATATTCACTTGAAATACTTAAATCTTATACAAAGCAGGACTTTGATTATTCAAGAGCATTTATCGAAGAGCTAAAAGCAAGGTTAAAAGATTTTATCCTTAGTCCAAGTGCTTTAAACAGTTATTCGAATTGTCCGAGAAGTTTCCTATATTCATATATTCTTAGAATTCCAATACTTGATACAGAATGGGAAGCGGCAAATTATGGTAGTGCAATCCATAAAACCCTTGAATGGGCAACAACAGAAGCAAGGGATAAAGGAAATTACCCAACTAATGAAGATTTTAATGCTGCTTTTATCAAGAAACTCAACAATCAAAAATTTATATCCCAATCCAAAAGAACAGAGCTTCAGGAAAGAGGACTTAACAGCTTGGGTGAATATTATCCTAACTTTAAGCAAACTTCACCCGATAAAATCTTTGCAACTGAGTATGCTCTTGAGTTTGTTCCTGTTGAAGATAGAACTATCAAAGGTTTTATTGACAGAATAGAAATCAATAATGACGGAACGTATTCCCTGTATGATTACAAAACTGGTTCAGCTAAATCAAAATCACAAATAGCTGACGGAAAAGACTACGAATCATATTTAAACCAGCTTAGATTCTACAAATTTGCGTTTGAAGCTTTGCATACAGATAAAAAGGTTTCGCAAGTCGGACTTATTTTTGTTGAAGAACACGATAAGAGCTATTATACAAAACTTTGTGAAGCTGATAATTTATACATCAAGACAAAAATTATGGATACATACAAACAAATTCGCAATCTGAATTTCCAGCCGATAGAATATGCACCTGATAAAAAATGCAAATTCTGTGAATACAAGCAGCTTTGCAGACTAGATATTTTGTAA
- a CDS encoding NIF family HAD-type phosphatase: MKKKIFIDFDGVLNTYNGWQGDNELFEPMPYAKEFLKRLSETYEVYVFTTRNREKVYKWLIRYFLNDYIEDVTNKKEPAYLYIDDRALKFDGDYTKILEEIENFKPHWK; the protein is encoded by the coding sequence ATGAAAAAGAAGATATTTATTGATTTTGACGGTGTTCTAAATACTTATAACGGCTGGCAGGGAGATAATGAACTGTTTGAACCTATGCCATATGCAAAAGAATTTTTAAAAAGACTCTCTGAAACTTATGAAGTTTACGTTTTTACTACAAGAAACAGGGAAAAGGTTTATAAATGGTTGATAAGATATTTTCTTAATGACTATATTGAAGACGTTACAAATAAAAAAGAGCCTGCGTATCTATATATTGATGACAGGGCTTTAAAATTCGATGGAGATTATACAAAAATCCTTGAAGAAATTGAAAATTTCAAACCACACTGGAAATAA
- a CDS encoding WYL domain-containing protein, translating into MRYERVEDILKLAILLQTTPYGLSLYDIQENFRVSRRTAERMRDAVVRLFPDIEYFDTPDKIRRWKLNSSLNLVSFTSDEIAELENTKKKLHVDGLENKAEIIEDVILKIKALNKNDISKLETDIEAVMEAEGYAIRQYPRFKVSRELLSKIREAIKAYKVLHIVYENKNKEIQECNIHPYGVMYAEKHFLVAYNPERKALRLYNLSNIKSMEILDEYFEKDESFSLESYANNSFGIYQEKPVPITLLFDKSVAEDVKNFHFHPTQKIKEEKDGSIKLQFKAGGMLEICWHIFKWGDKVKIIKPESLKQEYLSLLNKAQETVND; encoded by the coding sequence ATGCGTTACGAAAGAGTAGAAGATATATTAAAACTGGCAATTTTGCTACAAACAACCCCTTATGGTTTGTCATTATATGATATTCAGGAAAATTTCAGAGTATCACGCAGAACAGCAGAGAGAATGCGTGATGCTGTTGTTAGGCTTTTCCCGGATATTGAGTACTTTGATACACCTGACAAAATCAGGCGATGGAAACTAAACAGCAGTTTAAATCTTGTTTCTTTTACTTCCGATGAAATTGCGGAACTTGAAAACACAAAGAAAAAACTTCATGTTGATGGACTGGAAAATAAAGCTGAAATTATTGAGGATGTTATTCTTAAAATCAAAGCCTTGAACAAAAACGATATAAGCAAATTAGAAACTGATATTGAGGCAGTGATGGAAGCTGAAGGATATGCAATTCGGCAATATCCAAGATTTAAAGTTTCAAGAGAGCTGTTAAGCAAAATCAGAGAAGCAATAAAAGCATATAAAGTTCTGCATATTGTATATGAAAACAAAAACAAAGAAATTCAGGAATGTAATATTCATCCTTACGGCGTTATGTATGCAGAAAAACATTTTCTTGTAGCATATAACCCTGAAAGAAAAGCGTTAAGGCTATATAATCTCTCTAATATCAAGTCTATGGAAATCCTTGATGAGTATTTCGAAAAAGATGAGTCTTTCTCTCTTGAGTCATACGCAAATAATTCCTTTGGGATTTATCAGGAAAAACCTGTTCCTATTACATTGTTGTTCGATAAATCCGTTGCAGAAGATGTTAAAAACTTTCATTTTCACCCGACCCAAAAAATTAAAGAAGAAAAAGATGGCAGTATAAAACTTCAATTTAAAGCTGGTGGAATGCTTGAAATATGTTGGCATATTTTCAAATGGGGAGATAAAGTTAAAATCATCAAGCCGGAGAGTTTAAAACAGGAATATCTGTCTTTATTAAACAAAGCGCAGGAAACAGTAAACGATTAA
- a CDS encoding HD domain-containing protein encodes MLRQDGEYKIVSFSVGETKNGDTMAKLQIKDIQNEETFNCIIWSDFLVKIDKKALRVGNIISVIESEYNEKFNNEKIKQIKLIKEARTGLSETERQVLFDKILEIINSFKDDKLKTSLMEVIFENENLFKTSPAAKTHHHNYIGGLIQHAIECVEFAKAIFPVIPVDINHELVLTGCIAHDLGKMFEYTIDLESGVVAVDEKFINEWISHIHWGFSWANQNGFPELAHIIASHHGIKDYGALVEPATKEAELFHEIDMLSSRLGRLSVEELERV; translated from the coding sequence GTGTTAAGGCAAGATGGCGAATATAAAATAGTGTCTTTTAGCGTTGGTGAAACCAAGAACGGTGACACTATGGCTAAACTACAGATAAAAGACATACAAAATGAAGAAACTTTTAACTGCATAATATGGAGCGATTTTCTTGTAAAGATTGACAAAAAAGCATTAAGAGTCGGCAATATTATCTCGGTGATTGAGTCTGAGTATAACGAAAAATTTAATAATGAAAAAATAAAGCAGATTAAACTTATTAAGGAAGCCAGAACAGGTTTATCGGAAACCGAAAGACAAGTTTTATTTGATAAAATTCTCGAGATTATTAATTCTTTTAAAGATGACAAATTAAAAACTTCTTTGATGGAAGTTATATTTGAAAACGAAAACTTGTTTAAGACTTCTCCTGCTGCAAAAACACATCATCATAATTACATAGGCGGCTTGATTCAGCATGCTATCGAGTGTGTGGAGTTTGCAAAAGCAATATTTCCTGTGATTCCTGTTGATATAAATCATGAATTAGTGCTTACAGGTTGTATAGCTCATGATTTAGGTAAGATGTTTGAATATACTATCGACTTGGAATCCGGCGTTGTTGCCGTTGATGAAAAATTTATTAATGAGTGGATAAGTCATATTCACTGGGGATTCAGTTGGGCAAATCAGAATGGTTTTCCTGAATTGGCACATATTATAGCTTCTCATCACGGGATAAAGGATTATGGTGCCCTCGTAGAACCTGCAACAAAAGAAGCTGAACTTTTCCACGAGATTGATATGCTTTCTTCAAGACTCGGAAGATTAAGTGTTGAAGAGTTAGAAAGAGTTTAA